Within Nocardia terpenica, the genomic segment GGTCGTCACGGTCGACGGCGGGCACGAGCACCGCGCCCTCCTCGGCCGAGGTGAGCAGATCGTCGAGCACGAGATCGGCTGTGCGGCGGTCTTTTCCGAATCGCGCGACCAACAGATGATCGATCTCATCGAGGACGAGTGGCGAGACGACCGCGACGGAGGTGGCGAGGTATTCGCGAGCCCGCTCGTGCAACCCCGCGGCCCGGTCGTAGGCGGCGATGATGGCCGACGTGTCGGCGATAAAGAAGCTCACTCGCCGTATGCCTCGCCGAGTAGGTCCGCACTGTTGGCGGCGAACTCGGGATCGCCGGAATCGAACGACGGCCACGGGCGGGTGCGGCGGACCTTGTGCGCCCGCAGCAAGACGAGGTCGATACCCTCCCGGATCAGATCGGCTTCCGATCGCCCCGACGCTTCGGCGGCCTCTTTCAAGCGGGCAGCCTGTTCGGGATCGAGGTACACGCTGGTCTTGGCCTTCATGAACGTAGGGTACCGCGTAGGGTACTTGCCGAGGGTGAGCCGACGCGGATTGCGCTGCGGCAGGGGCTGTGGCTACAACCGACTCATGACGGTTACCGCTACGCTTGTTGCCCGCGGTCTGCTCCTTGATATGGACAGCACGCTTGTGAATTCCGAAGCCGCTGTGGAGCGGCTGTGGCGGGGGTGGGCCGCGGCGCACGGGCTGGTTGCCGCGGATGTGTTGGCGGTGGCGCATGGGCGGCAGGGTTGGGCGACCATGGCTGAACTACTGCCTGATCGGCCTATGGAGCTGAACCTTGCCGATAATGCCCGCATGTTGGCGGAGGAGACCGTCGCCGTGGAGGGGGTGGTTCCGGTCGCGGGTGCGCCGTCTTTTATGGCGGCCATTGCGCGACTTCCGCATGCCCTGGTGACCTCCGCCAATATCGCGCTCACCGAATCCCGCATGGGCGCGGCGGGTCTGCCCATACCGGCGATCCGCATTACCTCCGAATCGGTCACGCTCAGCAAGCCCGATCCCGAGGGCTTCCTGAAAGCCGCTGCCGAACTTGGTCTTTCGCCCGAGGAGTGCTTGGTCTTCGAGGACTCCGAGGCGGGGATCGCCGCCGGAAAGGCGGCCGGTATGCGTGTCATCGGCGTCGGCTC encodes:
- a CDS encoding PIN domain-containing protein, whose product is MSFFIADTSAIIAAYDRAAGLHERAREYLATSVAVVSPLVLDEIDHLLVARFGKDRRTADLVLDDLLTSAEEGAVLVPAVDRDDLRAAQQIIEQYRGLRLDLADAVTVVLAERYLTNDILTLDEKDFRAVRPLTPAHPSFRLLLQDD
- a CDS encoding ribbon-helix-helix domain-containing protein, producing the protein MKAKTSVYLDPEQAARLKEAAEASGRSEADLIREGIDLVLLRAHKVRRTRPWPSFDSGDPEFAANSADLLGEAYGE
- a CDS encoding HAD-IA family hydrolase, producing MTVTATLVARGLLLDMDSTLVNSEAAVERLWRGWAAAHGLVAADVLAVAHGRQGWATMAELLPDRPMELNLADNARMLAEETVAVEGVVPVAGAPSFMAAIARLPHALVTSANIALTESRMGAAGLPIPAIRITSESVTLSKPDPEGFLKAAAELGLSPEECLVFEDSEAGIAAGKAAGMRVIGVGSRAAAFAPTAHVDDLTRIRVEQLADGAIAVHVTA